One segment of Triticum urartu cultivar G1812 unplaced genomic scaffold, Tu2.1 TuUngrouped_contig_4901, whole genome shotgun sequence DNA contains the following:
- the LOC125528476 gene encoding uncharacterized protein LOC125528476, translated as MEDARPNGATAFTSRALADGVYGANGMSSRSERPVPMSLQGACRLDDWLVHISSEAPSIGRHGRCCSDEEKLLLQDVLLLSYPHTWHWCPIIECTDATTATRSWPCVSSITPWRSSISSPMLTQSRSPPMLSSTLHEVQFALGCSCLTAAWSSVT; from the exons CTTCACTTCCCGAGCATTGGCAGACGGGGTCTACGGCGCCAACGGGATGTCTTCCCGTTCAGAGCGACCGGTGCCCATGTCGCTGCAAGGCGCTTGCCGCCTCGATGACTGGCTCGTCCATATAAGCAGCGAGGCCCCTAGTATAGGAAGGCATGGAAG GTGCTGCTCCGATGAGGAGAAACTGCTGCTACAGGACGTTCTCCTCCTCTCCTACCCCCACACGTG GCATTGGTGCCCCATCATCGAGTGCACGgatgcaacaacagcaacaagaTCATGGCCATGCGTATCATCAATCACACCATGGAGATCATCCATCTCCTCACCGATGCTAACTCAATCCAGATCACCGCCGATGTTATCATCCACAT TGCATGAAGTGCAGTTTGCATTAGGCTGCTCCTGCTTGACGGCAGCCTGGTCCAGCGTCACTTAA